From a single Caloenas nicobarica isolate bCalNic1 chromosome 12, bCalNic1.hap1, whole genome shotgun sequence genomic region:
- the MBNL3 gene encoding muscleblind-like protein 3 isoform X3 has product MFAQQMQFMLPGAQLQPITTFPVTPSLATSPTMAFSPYLSHVSPGMGLVPAELLPNTPVLVSGNPTVTVPGGSAGQKLMRTDKLEVCREFQRGNCTRGENDCRYAHPIDIAMIDTNENTVTVCMDYIKGRCSREKCKYFHPPAHLQAKIKAAQHQVNQTAAAAMALPPGALQPLPKRPALEKNNGATTVFNPSVFHYQQALANMQLQQPTFIPTVPMMHGATPTTVSAATTPATSVPFAATATANQISQLSVDELSSSMFVSQM; this is encoded by the exons ATGTTTGCTCAGCAAATGCAGTTCATGCTACCAGGCGCGCAACTACAACCCATC ACGACGTTTCCTGTGACTCCATCGCTTGCAACGAGCCCCACGATGGCATTTAGTCCTTACCTGAGTCACGTTTCTCCTGGGATGGGCTTGGTTCCTGCAGAGCTTTTACCAAATACTCCTGTCCTGGTTTCTGGAAATCCTACTGTTACAGTACCgggaggctctgctgggcagaAACTGATGCGTACGGATAAACTGGAG GTTTGTCGAGAGTTTCAGCGTGGAAATTGCACTCGTGGTGAGAATGATTGCCGCTATGCTCACCCTATAGATATTGCAATGATAGACACAAATGAAAATACTGTTACAGTTTGCATGGATTACATCAAAGGTCGATGCTCTAGGGAGAAATGCAAGTACTTTCATCCCCCCGCACACCTGCAAGCCAAAATCAAGGCAGCTCAACACCAGGTGAACCAGACAGCTGCAGCTGCGATG GCCCTGCCGCCTGGTGCACTTCAACCTTTACCAAAGAGGCCagcacttgaaaaaaacaatGGTGCCACCACAGTCTTTAACCCAAGCGTTTTCCACTACCAACAGGCTCTAGCCAACATGCAGTTGCAACAGCCTACGTTCATCCCTACAG TGCCCATGATGCACGGTGCTACGCCCACCACTGTGTCTGCAGCAACAACTCCTGCCACCAGCGTCCCCTTCGCTGCAACAGCTACCGCCAATCAG aTATCCCAGTTATCAGTAGATGAACTGAGTAGCAGCATGTTTGTTTCACAGATGTAG